In Brachypodium distachyon strain Bd21 chromosome 2, Brachypodium_distachyon_v3.0, whole genome shotgun sequence, one genomic interval encodes:
- the LOC100829280 gene encoding reticulon-like protein B1, with the protein MAEQAHAEEASHKSETLMEKIADKLHVGGGDGSSSSSDSEADERPRPSAPPAPAPTPAVSEVTTASFADSASAAAADAKAKMFRLFGREQPIHKVLGGGKPADVFMWRNKNISAGVLGGATAIWILFELLGYHLLAFLCHGLIFSLGVLFLWSNASSFINKSPPRIPEVIIPEDLVVNVALSTRHEINRAFANLREIALGRDIKKFLIVIAGLWLLSILGSCCNFLTLVYIVFVVLHTVPVLYEKYEDQIDSYGEKGWVEVKKQYSVFDAKVLSKVPRGPLKDKKN; encoded by the exons ATGGCGGAGCAGGCGCACGCTGAGGAAGCGAGCCACAAGTCCGAGACCCTGATGGAGAAGATCGCCGACAAGCtccacgtcggcggcggcgacggctcctcctcgtcgtccgacTCCGAAGCCGACGAGCGCCCCCGCCCCtctgcgccgcccgcccccgcccccaccCCCGCCGTCTCCGAGGTCACCACCGCCTCCTTCGCCGACTccgcctccgcggcggcggccgacgccAAGGCCAAGATGTTCCGCCTCTTCGGCCGCGAGCAGCCCATCCACAAGGTCCTCGGCGGAGGCAAAC CTGCTGATGTGTTCATGTGGAGAAACAAGAACATTTCTGCTGGAGTACTAGGCGGTGCGACTGCTATTTGGATCCTTTTTGAATTGCTTGGCTACCATCTTTTGGCTTTCCTTTGCCATGGTCTCATATTCTCTCTGGGTGTTCTCTTTCTCTGGTCTAACGCCTCGTCATTCATTAACAA GTCCCCCCCACGGATCCCTGAGGTGATCATTCCCGAAGATCTGGTTGTCAACGTTGCATTATCTACACGCCATGAGATCAACAGAGCCTTTGCAAATCTTCGTGAGATTGCTCTTGGCCGTGACATCAAGAAGTTCCTTATT GTGATTGCTGGGCTATGGCTGCTTTCTATTCTTGGGAGTTGCTGCAACTTCTTGACCCTGGTTTACATTG TTTTTGTGGTTCTGCACACAGTACCAGTTCTCTACGAGAAGTATGAAGATCAGATTGACTCCTACGGAGAGAAAGGGTGGGTTGAGGTTAAGAAGCAGTACTCTGTGTTTGATGCCAAGGTTCTGAGCAAAGTACCCAGGGGGCCCTTGAAAGACAAGAAGAACTAG
- the LOC100833564 gene encoding U11/U12 small nuclear ribonucleoprotein 59 kDa protein: MFPPPNAFGPPRPPQPPPWQWQQPPFQPALPAAAPPASSFWQSNNVREHVKKLQETVAISRALIDELEEIQHARNSVDAGAQEPESSAVELSSGSGGSSADRPRRFIELASEMKISQDTHESLATDAANYLCSQLQHLLAPISPAINQGGPWEERSAMVRLAQKLQKSKRNKRWRKRKRKHVAELFQKEHADFDRIDQEADEWRARQIANDIAKRKVESMKQIAKKKANEERKRLESELELALMVEKLQELRSIRVQKLKKQGHFLPEEDDKYLERVKAAVEEEERQAATAARTDSAKDAILTAEESRKASHLKTSQEDGSEQPKSGLTPEQNQGDASISDRSDCASQNTQHEGQNVEIKGLGHSESVTNLPFEFYHYYHGSSYDMGTLIEVRRMWDSFIRPGGSRIPGHWVQPPPPADEVWASYLVQPK; this comes from the exons ATGTTCCCACCACCGAATGCCTTCGgaccgccgcggcctcctcaGCCTCCGCCATGGCAGTGGCAGCAGCCACCTTTCCAGCCCGcgctcccggcggcggcgcccccgGCCAGTTCCTTTTGGCAgagcaacaacgtgcgggagCACGTGAAGAAGCTGCAAGAGACTGTCGCGATTTCAAGAGCTCT GATAGATGAGCTAGAGGAAATTCAACATGCTAGGAATTCAGTCGATGCTGGAGCACAAGAACCAGAGTCCTCTGCGGTAGAATTGTCTTCAGGGTCTGGTGGTTCCTCTGCAGACAGGCCCCGTCGTTTTATTGAGCTCGCTAGTGAAATGAAGATTAGTCAAGACACTCATGAATCTCTGGCGACAGATGCAGCTAATTATCTCTGTTCACAGCTTCAGCACCTCCTGGCACCTATTTCTCCTGCCATCAACCAAGGGGGTCCTTGGGAAGAAAGATCGGCAATGGTTAGGTTAGCTCAGAAGCTGCAGAAATCCAAGAGAAATAAGcgatggaggaagaggaaaagaaagcaCGTAGCAGAGCTTTTCCAGAAG GAGCATGCAGATTTTGACAGAATTGATCAGGAAGCTGATGAATGGAGAGCTAGGCAAATTGCGAATGACATTGCAAAACGCAAG GTGGAAAGCATGAAGCAAATTGCCAAGAAGAAAGCAAACGAGGAAAGAAAACGTCTAGAGTCTGAG CTTGAGCTTGCACTAATGGTGGAGAAACTACAGGAGCTTCGCTCTATAAGGGTTCAGAAACTGAAGAAACAAG GCCATTTTCTGCCAGAAGAGGATGATAAATATCTTGAGCGTGTTAAGGCTGCAGTTGAGGAAGAGGAGCGCCAAGCTGCAACTGCTGCTCGAACTGATTCTGCTAAGGATGCTATTCTCACTGCTGAGGAATCAAGGAAGGCTTCTCATCTTAAAACTTCTCAAGAAGATGGTTCTGAACAACCTAAGAGTGGGTTAACACCAGAACAGAACCAAGGAGATGCAAGTATAAGTGACAGAAGTGATTGTGCAAGTCAAAATACACAACATGAAGGTCAAAACGTTGAGATAAAAGGGCTTGGACATTCTGAATCTGTTACCAATCTGCCTTTTGAGTTCTACCACTATTATCATGGAAGTAGTTATGACATGGGGACACTCATTGAG GTCCGCAGAATGTGGGATTCTTTTATCAGACCTGGAGGAAG CCGCATTCCTGGGCACTGGGTTCAGCCACCCCCTCCAGCTGATGAGGTATGGGCATCATATTTGGTGCAGCCCAAGTGA
- the LOC100831422 gene encoding uncharacterized protein LOC100831422 translates to MEGKHMVMSAVGIGIGVGVGLGLASAPWAGGGSGSGPARAGVTLERVEQELRRLVVDGKDSKVNFDEFPYYLSEQTRVVLTSAAYVHLKQAEISKYTRNLAPASRAILLSGPAELYQQMLAKALAHFFEAKLLLLDPTDFLIKLHGKYGTGGSDQSVKRSISETTLEKMSGLLQSFTKVPQKEQPRGSMRRQNSMTDMKLRSSESTNSLPKLRRNASTSSDMSSLASQGPPTNSAPLRRASSWNFDEKILVQALYKVLVSVSKKSPIVLYIRDVEKFFHKSPKMYLLFEKLLSKLEGPVLLLGSRIFDIDFDDEELDDRLTALFPYNIEIKPPENENHLVSWNSQLEEDMKIIQFQDNRNHITEVLAENDLECLDLGSICLSDTMGLSKYIEEIVVSAVSYHLMNNKDPEYRNGKLILSAKSLSHALEIFQENKMCDKDTMKLEAHADASKIAAKGIVPIAAKSETKPATLLPPAAPAAAAPAPESKIEPKKPENPPPAAKAPEVPPDNEFEKRIRPEVIPANEIGVSFEDIGALEDTKESLQELVMLPLRRPDLFKGGLLKPCRGILLFGPPGTGKTMLAKAIANEAQASFINVSMSTITSKWFGEDEKNVRALFTLAAKVSPTIIFVDEVDSMLGQRNRAGEHEAMRKIKNEFMTHWDGLLSRPDQKILVLAATNRPFDLDEAIIRRFERRIMVGLPSVQNRELIMRRLLSKEKVDEGIDYKELAIMTEGYSGSDLKNLCTTAAYRPVRELIQKERKKELEKKKLEQGGTPLDPSKIKEKDKGIILRPLNMKDLKEAKNQVAASFAAEGSVMGELKQWNELYGEGGSRKKEQLTYFL, encoded by the exons ATGGAGGGGAAGCACATGGTGATGTCGGCGGTGGGGATCGGGATAGGGGTCGGGGTTGGGCTGGGCCTGGCGTCCGCGCCGTGGGCCGGTGGAGGGTCGGGCTCGGGCCCGGCGCGGGCCGGGGTCACGCTGGAGCGGGTGGAGcaggagctccgccgcctcgtcgtcgaCGGCAAGGACAGCAAGGTCAACTTCGACGAGTTCCCCTACTACCTCAG TGAGCAAACGCGTGTTGTGCTGACGAGCGCGGCGTACGTTCACCTGAAGCAAGCAGAGATTTCGAAATACACCAGGAATCTTGCTCCGGCTAGCCGTGCAATTCTGTTGTCAGGCCCTGCAG AGCTTTACCAGCAGATGCTCGCCAAGGCGCTTGCACACTTTTTTGAAGCGAAATTGCTCCTGTTGGATCCTACAGATTTTTTGATAAAG CTTCATGGCAAATATGGCACTGGTGGGAGCGACCAG TCTGTTAAGAGATCCATCTCCGAGACAACTCTTGAAAAGATGTCTGGATTACTCCAGTCTTTTACAAAGGTTCCACAGAAGGAGCAACCCAGAG GATCCATGCGTCGACAGAACAGCATGACAGACATGAAATTAAG GAGCTCTGAAAGTACAAACAGCTTACCCAAGCTCAGAAGAAATGCATCTACTTCGTCCGATATGAGTAGCCTGGCATCACAAGGCCCTCCAACTAATTCAG CTCCTCTCAGACGTGCTAGCAGCTGGAATTTTGATGAGAAAATTCTGGTACAAGCGCTGTACAAGGTTCTGGTCTCAGTATCTAAGAAGAGCCCAATTGTCCTCTACATAAGAGATGTTGAGAAGTTCTTTCACAAGTCCCCGAAAATGTATCTCTTGTTTGAAAAACTACTGAGCAAGCTTGAAGGGCCAGTGCTACTCCTCGGTTCAAGAATCTTCGATATCGATTTTGATGATGAAGAGTTGGATGACAGGCTAACTGCTTTATTTCCATATAATATAGAAATCAAACCACCCGAAAATGAGAATCATCTTGTAAGCTGGAACTCCCAGTTAGAAGAAGATATGAAGATTATTCAGTTTCAAGATAATCGGAATCATATCACGGAAGTCCTTGCGGAAAATGACCTCGAATGTCTTGATTTAGGCTCAATATGCCTATCTGATACAATGGGCCTTAGCAAGTACATTGAGGAGATTGTGGTATCTGCAGTTTCTTACCACCTGATGAATAACAAAGATCCTGAGTACCGAAATGGAAAATTAATTCTATCTGCAAAAAG CTTGTCCCACGCATTGGAAATTTTTCAAGAGAACAAGATGTGCGATAAGGACACCATGAAGCTGGAAGCTCATGCTGACGCATCAAAG ATTGCTGCAAAGGGAATTGTTCCGATTGCTGCAAAATCAGAAACAAAACCTGCAACTTTGCTGCCACCAGCAGctcctgctgccgctgctcctgctcctgagaGCAAAATAGAGCCAAAGAAACCAGAGAATCCACCTCCTGCAGCAAAAGCACCA GAAGTGCCACCAGATAATGAGTTCGAAAAACGCATCAGACCAGAAGTGATACCTGCAAATGAAATTGGAGTTTCATTTGAGGATATCGGTGCCTTGGAAGATACCAAAGAATCCCTTCAAGAGCTTGTCATGCTACCTCTCCGGCGGCCTGATCTCTTCAAAGGAGGTCTTCTTAAGCCCTGCAGAGGTATATTACTCTTTGGTCCTCCTGGAACTGGCAAGACGATGCTAGCCAAGGCTATTGCAAATGAAGCTCAAGCAAGTTTCATAAATGTATCGATGTCGACTATCACGTCAAAGTGGTTTGGTGAAGATGAAAAGAATGTTAGAGCATTGTTCACATTAGCTGCTAAAGTGTCACCCACTATCATTTTTGTTGATGAGGTTGATAGCATGCTTGGGCAACGAAACAGAGCTGGAGAGCATGAGGCAATGAGGAAAATTAAGAACGAATTTATGACACACTGGGATGGTCTCTTGTCAAGACCAGACCAGAAAATTCTTGTTCTTGCAGCAACCAATCGTCCTTTCGATCTTGACGAGGCTATCATTAGAAGGTTCGAGCGCAG AATCATGGTTGGCCTGCCATCGGTGCAAAATCGGGAATTGATTATGAGGAGGCTTCTGTCAAAGGAGAAAGTTGACGAAGGAATAGACTATAAGGAACTAGCAATCATGACTGAAGGATACAGTGGCAGCGATCTCAAG AACCTCTGCACAACGGCCGCATATCGCCCTGTGAGGGAACTGATCCAGAAGGAAAGGAAGAAGGAATTG gagaagaagaaacttGAACAAGGAGGTACTCCATTAGATCCTtcaaagataaaagaaaaggacaagGGGATCATCCTAAGGCCATTAAACATGAAGGATTTGAAAGAAGCAAAGAACCAG GTGGCAGCGAGTTTTGCTGCGGAAGGTTCCGTAATGGGTGAACTGAAGCAATGGAATGAGTTGTATGGTGAAGGGGgctcgaggaagaaggagcAGTTGACATACTTCCTCTGA